The Engystomops pustulosus chromosome 4, aEngPut4.maternal, whole genome shotgun sequence genome contains a region encoding:
- the RPS16 gene encoding small ribosomal subunit protein uS9, whose product MPAKGPLQSVQVFGRKKTATAVAHCKRGNGLIKVNGRPLEMIEPVTLQYKLLEPVLLLGKERFAGVDIRVRVKGGGRVAQVYAIRQAISKSLVAYYQKYVDEASKKEIKDILIQYDRTLLVADPRRCESKKFGGPGARARYQKSYR is encoded by the exons ATGCCGGCTAAGGGTCCCCTGCAGTCCGTCCAGGTTTTCGGACGTAAG AAAACTGCAACTGCTGTTGCCCACTGCAAAAGAGGTAATGGCCTAATTAAAGTGAATGGAAGACCCCTGGAGATGATTGAACCTGTTACCCTGCAATACAAG CTGCTGGAGCCTGTTCTTCTCTTGGGCAAGGAGCGGTTTGCTGGTGTTGACATCAGAGTCCGTGTGAAGGGTGGTGGACGTGTTGCACAAGTCTATG CCATCCGTCAAGCCATTTCCAAATCCCTTGTTGCATACTACCAGAAAT ATGTTGATGAGGCTTCAAAGAAGGAAATCAAGGATATTCTCATCCAATATGACAGGACTCTCCTAGTTGCAGATCCTCGTCGTTGCGAGTCCAAGAAGTTTGGTGGACCTGGAGCCCGTGCTCGCTACCAGAAGTCTTACCGTTAA